Part of the Cottoperca gobio chromosome 1, fCotGob3.1, whole genome shotgun sequence genome, AGATTAAAGAGATGCAGCAGAGAGTGAAGGGGAGGCCGCTGCTGTTGGAGCAGGTTGCACAGGTGAACAGCATCTGGTCCACAAcatgcagattcagattaatattaaaatataatcaacaaataaatgatgattgtATTGAATTGGataaagataaaactttattgatccctttgTGAAATTCAAGCTAcctggcagtatatatatatatatatatatatatatatatatatattatatatatttacatataattatatatatatatatatatattttatatataaatatatataattatatatatatatatagctatctatttatatatatatatatatctatataatatatttacatatatatatatctatatatttacatatatattaatatattatatatcaaatattAATATCTCTATAACTTTacatatatctctatattatgTAAatcttcttctatctctctcttttttttctgtcctaTTTACATATCTCTTTTCTCtatgattatataatatatacatatatatctcatatatatttaCTCATCTTATCTacctctatctctatatatatctatatattatatatatactatatatatatatactatttatgtcaatatatatatatatttacatataatatatattatatatattacatatatatatatatcataaatatatatatatatataatatattacataatatatatatatattacatatatatacatatatatatatatgcaataaaatatatatatatatatatttcatgtaaaatatatatatatattagagatatgtaaatatatatagatctatcatattatatatatatatatatatatagactatatttacaaaatatatatataatatttacatatatatatatatttacatatatatatacatatctatatatatatgcaaataatatatatatatatatttacatatatatatatatatatttatgtaaatatatatatatatatatatatatctattcaATAATATAAGTCCCACCtctaccagctgcaacattaaagtaatgtatattttaatgcATCAATCATTATAATCTGATCAGATtacctaaaaaataaaaagatataaaataaaatagaaataaactaTACTGAATAGTGAAAGAGACATAAGtaacatatagaatataataagATAAGACAGAATGTAAAATGAAGTACTGTTTACagattatacagtatgtatctgtataaatatatgaacaGATAACTAACTATAACTTAATAAGTATTTGTACCTTTGgtgctttaagtatattttgatgttaaGACTTCAGTAACATTTAGATTCAGATCTTCTGCTTGTAACAGGGTGTTTGTATCCTGTACTACTTTGACTGAATGCTTAGTTTTGAATAAGAGCTTGTAATTGAGGATCAATTTGATGCACCGTTAATGgactaaaacatatttcatcaGCAGAAGGGATGCATGAGTATCTCAGACGGATGTAATCCAACAGAGTATCCGAGTGTTATTTCTTCACATGACAGCTTTGACTTGATGTTTACACTGACTCTCTGAACCTTAATAACAGAGGAATGCCAAACAGGCGGCGGAGAAGCGCTACACAGACGCTCTGCATGGATGTGATCTGACGGAAGACTTTATCAGCAGCAAGGCGGCTAAATCAGGATCTGCACACGAAGCCCCCTCCCCGTCCAGCGACAGCACTCAGAGGTGAATCTGTGAAAACACCACGCTCCAGTCTACTGACCCACACAGTCTGATGCTTTAAGCAAAGAATATTAAACGTGTGATAGAGAAGAAAGGTCAGGGAGGGGCTGCTGCACTGCTGTGACACTCTGAGATCTCCGgctcaataaatacaaaatataatcacgCAATTAAAAAGTGAGACTCTAAGACACAGCACACTGCAGAAGGGAGGAGTGTCTTATACATGTTGCTGTTCTTTATTCTTACACTAAGTTCAGTGTAATCCTGTCATCACTTATCCGCCTGCTTATTCAAACACTGTGGTGTATTTAgtttcatgtgtttgttgtaaagctctttgtAACGTAAGTGCTATACgaatacactttattattagaattattattatgatgacaAGTGATAAATAGTGATTGTCAAgtcaaaaaactgtttttattattaatcaaagtacaaaataatatacatccaaagccccccccccccccctaaatcCCACAACTGACATCTTTATTAGACGTCTTGTTGATCAGTGTTTTACTTTGATCTGCAGAGACGGTTGTTTGTGTGCACTAAGAGCACGGTCATGTTCACGGTGTTCTTCTGTTGTTAGTGAACAAGAGGAGCCGGACATGGGATACAAACCTGTGCACTACAGGAAGGTCTTCCTGGATGATGAAGACGTGGAAGTGGATACGGACGAAAAGGCTGGAAGAAGCGGCGAGGCTTCACTTCCCCACCGTGACAGCGAGGACGCCTGCAGCCACCTCTCGGATCAGGATTATCGTGGTGGTCGTCATCTCCACGACTCAGATGAAAGTTACTCAGACGATCATGAGAATTATTCAGACGACAGCGAGCACGACGCTGACACCACACGGCAGGACGCAGGGAAGTGATGTCATCAAAGCGCTTGATTCAAGTGGCCATGCTATGTCTAAAAACTCTGATGACAAGTGAGCAGGAACACTGAAGAGGAAGCTTCTTATTTAACGATAAGATTGTAAATATTCTGGAACTTCCAGAGATTCATACGTAATAAACACTCGTTAGTTTCCTCGATCGTGAACGAGGTTGTTGCAGAATTATTCTTGCATTACTGTAATTgaaacaaatgtcaaatgtaaagtATTGTATTGTGATTTCCAGCAAAAAGCAGTAAATGCacaagttttacatttaatgaaACGTTTGTGGACGCAGCCACAGGTCGTGTTCTCAGTGCACACTTTACATTCAAGGGTCTCAGGAAGACAAATCCATACAACATACTACTCTCCACAGCATTTACTACATAGGCCTAGTGATTGTCATAATATACTATTCAAGCAGttagtaaacaaaaacaatgttaatacaataataatgtttCTGGCTCTGTTATTTATTTGGGGACATATCGCTTGTTGGACGGCACTGAAGATAAAAGATTTACCAGATGACATGACTTCACATAAATGGAGTAATATTGATTGCTATATGAATAACCTTGTTTATGTCACACTGGACCATCTACAATAAAGCCTCTTATTCAAAGACAACCACTCGTTATTTTGTtgaattgaatgaatgaatttaagCAGCGGTGGAAGctctcagatcctttacttcagtaaaagtactaatacacacactgaaaatactctacaagtcaaagtcctgaaagtattatcagcaaattaactttaaagtatgaaaagaaaaaagtgttttattattatatatgatgtttttagatgaacagctttgtgacgatgcattttttataacaaaaagaaaaacttccaTTAAATTTCAATGTCAGTAACAGAAACACTGCTAAACTGTCCTTGACGGAGCTCCACATTCaccagctgtaacattaaaaGTGATATGTACATTAAACTATCAATggatataatacaataatatgaactatttcattttattattctgaaatgggacattctgcataatgactaCTTTTACCTTTTATACTTTAAGTTCATTTTGATactatacttttacttaattaagtaacattttgaatgcaggactctTACTTgtaagtatttctacactgttgtATTGCTACTTTAACTTGAGTAAAGTATCCaagtacttcttccatcactggttatttattattcagtgtctgtttttaatattcacGTTATTATAAGAGGTCAGAGGCTGAGCCAGATTGACAGCTCCACCCAGCCTATGACACCTCATGACGACAGCACCAGCACAGCCAATCAGGAGCAGAATGGGCGGGTACATAGTCCAAATTTTACGCGGCGCGCGACGGGCCGAAACACCGAGAATGAATATCCCGGTCTCAACCGGTTTCAACCGGTCCGTGGTTGGAAGCATGAGCTTAGAGGAAGAGCACACTTGCACGCATTAAAACATCTCTGCTCTCCAACAGTGTGTGCGAATAGAGCCAGAAATAAACACGAGACTCTTTTTACTTCGTGATTATGACCCGGAATCCCGCTCTAAAGTGCGACTCCGTGAAGCTGTggtgttagcttagcttacaTTAGCCAGCCGACTTGAATCTTCATTGACTTTTCCATTAGCACGCTAAGTTGCTATTAGCCTGGTATAGGAGTCGGCTGTAATCACTGATAGCTAAAGAAAGATATGTTCCTACCTGGCTGAAGACAAGAAACAATAGGCTGTGGTAATCTACGGAAAGCTTTTAATACATCGCCAACAATCGATAAGTATCCAACgtaactgtgtttttaaattagcGCAGTTGGTGTCATCCAggaaagctaacgttagcctttTTGCTATCGAAGGTTAGGAGCAGTAAACGTGTGCCATGAGATAACGTTACACCCTTTTCAGCACGTTGAGAGGATTAATATTACCGGTGTTCAACTACAAGTCCCTTTGGTCAGCCAGTATTTATTTCTGACGAGCGGACAGGACACACCAGGTAAGTTAAGCCCGATCAACAGTAACCTAACTTACCCAGCGTGGGCTAACGTTAGCATCCGTCAGTTTCAAAAGTACCGTGGTGTTTTTATCTGGGGCTTAACTAGCGGGTTCACGAACCAGAACATGGCGCAGCGCAGTGTGTCCGGGGGGGCATGCATTTCCACGGTCTGTTTTCCACACATGTTTCTAATTCAATAGTGTAAAACAGGTCTATCAGTCGGGCTGTGGTGAATGCGGGTCTACGCGCCCCGTTAGCCAGGTGGGGGCGGTGTTTAACCTTTTACAAGTTTATGATTTAGTCTGTGTCATATTTGGACCACGAGGCTGACTGTCCTGACACATCTCCACTGAACAGGAATAACTTGTTTCTGATTAACTGATActacttttttaattttcttaatgacttttaaatttgtattttataatatcCAGATTTTATTATTCTTGCAgtaatattactttttttttaatctttctctAACCATCTTACATTTAACAATACAATTGattgatattaaaataataataatccaaagcAATAGTACTCCCTGTGCAGACCTAGGTCAgtgttatagatatatatatatatatatagatatatagatatatagatatatagatatatagatatatatatatatatatatagatatatatagatatatatagatatatatatatatatatatagatatatatatatatatatatatatagatatatatagatatatatatatatatatagatatatagatatagatatatatatatatatatatagatatagatatagatatagatatagatatctatagatatataaacaATTGTACCAGTAAAAAATGAGAAtctaaaatgtacaaaatagtCCAGAAGTTAAAATACAGGGAtgaaaaatgataaatgaaGTAATGTGTGGCAGACAGATGTGCAGTAAGTGCATATGCATAATGAGaagtaataattaaatacaGAGAGAAAGTATATGAAGATAAagggacattttaaagttaaagtaatGTAAGTCATTGTTACCATTACCAGGTGCTGCTGTGATTGAGGGTAAAAtagcttctctccccccccACAGAAGCTCTATGCCAGCAGAAATGACGATGTTGGCCGATCACCCAGCCAGACAGCTGCTGGACTTCAGTCAGAAACTGGACATCAACCTGTTGGATAATGTTGTCAACTCCATGTACCACGACATCGGATCCCAGGTGAGGACAACACCTCCAAGTATCTGGATGGGATTCGCATGCAATCTTTTCAAAGCTGTGACTTCTAATTATAAACAATCCCCTGTGTTAAGTGATTATTTGTTTGGTTACAAAAATGATGACTGTGTTTCTTAGCTTAACCATGCAGGCATTAGGGGCGGTCAGGTCAAATCTGATGTGCGAATATATATACCTGAAGTTAATCTTCAAAACCTAAAGATTCACGTTTGCTGTGTCGCTCTCTTGTAGCAACGAGTGGCCCAGGAAGTTCTCACAAACCTCAAGGACCACCCAGACGCCTGGACGAGGGTCGACACCATCCTGGAGTTCTCTCAAAACATGAAAACTAAAGTATGTACCTGCTGCACACCGATGCTGTAGCAGGGAAAAGCTATAAACTCACACCAGCGGCTGGTTGACAGTCTCCCGGGCGAATGTAATAATGTGAGCTGATGTTTATCAGTTTATCCACATCAGGCCCCCGCTTTCAGAGCAGTGAGGTTTGAGCATTAACTCTGCTTTAGCTCCACTGTACTTATTGGATTTTCTCCTGCTAACGGAAGCTTACTGTGTTTATAATCTGGATATCTGCACAATTATTTCCATTCTTTTCTGCATCTTTGGTGGTGAGGCATTTATTGTGATGATATCATCATGTTGGTTTTCTGCTGGAAGACTTGAGTTTCTCTTGGTGTCGCTGTTTGTTCAGTTATGATGGCTTTCAATGCTCATGCTGACACTCTCAGTTCCTTCTTTTAGTACCACAGTTGCTGCTGCCAGTACTGTTAAATGCTGCAAACAGCTTGATGAAGTGTTGtaacaagaaacaaacatttacaaacagcAATCACTTCCATTCATTTTAGTTAACATTATTTTGTAGCGCATAAGATCCACAATGTGTGTAAGTTAATTTAAATATCGCACATGTCTTTGAGTGTTTATGGTCCATGCTTCCATAATACATGTTCATGTATAACCTCACCAGGCAGACGGTGAAAATACtgtttatttacattgtttgtGGTTGATCGGCTCTTGGTGTAAAGAATGTCTGTAacacgtctctctctctctctctctctctcagtattATGCGCTGCAGATTCTGGAGACAGTCATCAAAACACGTTGGAAGATTCTTCCTAGAAATCAGTGTGAAGGTCGGTTTAATGACATTTAATTCACCGTGTTGCTTCTCAGGGAAAtagttttttgcatttttgtaaACTATTGGTTATATTTTCAGGTATCAAGAAATATGTTGTTGGGTTGATAATCAAGACCTCTTCTGATCCTGCAAACATGGAGGTGAGGTTACACTGACGTAAGATGCATCACTTTGTGAACTAACGGTGCCGATTGATGCTCATAACACGGCTTTGATCATTTGCAGAAGGAAGGGGTGTACATTTCAAAACTCAACATGATCCTCGTACAGGTAAATAAAGATGTGATTGTTGACACAACATGATACAAGAGAGATGACTGACATGATGTGATGAGGCTGGTTTCACagagctcttcttcttctctggtttaGATCCTGAAACAGGAATGGCCCAAACACTGGCCCACCTTCATCAGTGATATTGTGGGTGCGAGTCGGACCAGCGAGAGCCTCTGTCAGAACAACATGATCATCCTCAAACTGCTGAGCGAGGAGGTCTTTGACTTCTCCAGTGGCCAGATGACCCAAGTGAAGGCCAAACACCTCAAAGACAGGTAACTGTTAAACATGATGTGCTGGGACTGTGTTAGTCGTCTGTTCTGTCCTCCAACTCTGCAGGAACATTTATCAAATGAAAATCCAGACAATAATTTGGGcgctgaaataaatgtaaaagaatgAAATGTGTCCACAGTGTCTGCTCAGTTTAAGACATGGCGGTCACTGATGATCTCTTCTCTCGTGTCTTTCAGCATGTGCAACGAGTTCTCCCAAATATTCCAGCTGTGCCAGTTTGTGATGGTAAGACGAGGCGGACTCAGTTCTCACACTCGGATGTGTTCTTACAGTCCACAATCTATTCTCATAtgcaccttcttcttcttctgtgtagGAAAACTCCCAGAATGCCCCTCTGGTCCACGCCACACTGGAGACTCTCCTCCGCTTCCTGAATTGGATTCCTTTAGGTTACATCTTCGAGACAAAGCTCATCAGCACTTTGGTCTACAAGGTAAACCAGCGGATGTTCATCCAGTAAATCACATTTTGAAGCATTTGTATAATTTTCCAAATCGGAGTGATGGAAATGTGTTGTTGATGTGGCGcgcaaataaatataatttcagAGAGCGAAACCTAAATGTATGAACAAAAGATAAATATAGCGAAGTGCAAAGCTTCCGTCAGCTGAGAGCAGCTCTGactgaaacattgaaacatgaTAAAACTCTTAAATGCTTGTGTTTTAGGACTAGAGCTGTTTGTGTGGTTACATCTGATGCTCTTACACATCACTGCACACGTCTGAAGGGATTCAGAACAGCTAAACATCTACTGGTTCAGCTTCTCgtgtttgctgcttttctttgtttgatattatctgaatatctttgggtcaGTTTTAAGATGTCCCCTTCTGTGAGGGACATTTAAAGACTAAGTTATTAATTAAAAAGGTTGCTTATTAATGAAAGTTATCTTTAGGTGCAGCCCTCATTTCCTGTGCTATGAGCCTCTGTCACAGTTGTGTTGCCAGCCTTCAGTCCGGCCTGTAAACACTGAATTCTAAGTACGATTTACAATCCAGACGTTAGTTAACCTGCCAGTTCAGCGCTGACCTGCCTTGTGTTATTTGTGCCTTTCAGTTCTTGAACGTGCCCATGTTTCGCAACGTGACGCTGAAATGTTTGACAGAGATCGCCGGAGTGAGCGTCAACCAGTACGAGGAGCAGTTTGTCAACCTGTTCACACTCACCATGAGCCAGCTCaaacaggtacacacactgcacactcgTTTTGAGTGGTGCTTAAGTTAATTGCACTCAgtgtgattacacacacacacacacacacacacacacacacacacacacacatacatgtccACTCtgttattacacacacactttgtgcaAACCTCCTCAGCttcctaccacacac contains:
- the fam161a gene encoding protein FAM161A; its protein translation is MQQRVKGRPLLLEQVAQRNAKQAAEKRYTDALHGCDLTEDFISSKAAKSGSAHEAPSPSSDSTQSEQEEPDMGYKPVHYRKVFLDDEDVEVDTDEKAGRSGEASLPHRDSEDACSHLSDQDYRGGRHLHDSDESYSDDHENYSDDSEHDADTTRQDAGK